From Ficedula albicollis isolate OC2 chromosome 5, FicAlb1.5, whole genome shotgun sequence, one genomic window encodes:
- the LOC101817144 gene encoding rab9 effector protein with kelch motifs-like isoform X2 produces MGFQAWLPLPLPRQLVVFGLGDWSCYSADTSIAVDVLVAPGIAPQRVGTLEPARRSLVWEDNWRTDIFMASLKEMDKGNPVRLVLTVNGKLLQGVSSSTPAHPFLIPETTQSPVLPVDDGPLGQNLEDPTGVKSQSSEVAARASRPVKKDVQPPLRTVVVPCALKSPAGKVESNEAWRKSPDQGPPRVHSKKPRKVLFEPTASERNLDEEDLAVKELQGSPSPRWCHAMCLSDLGTAVLIGGQGVNQQSCRDALWKLEIDSDLWLPVGFQLQSAMPSCLHGHTATYDPDTKRIYIFGGIREDKDYSSIYILDTVNWKWLLVAAKGRIPVLTYHSATIYHKELFVFGGTFPKKAPLAATPCSNVLYVFNPEHEIWYQPISEGEKPLPRLGHSATLLKNKLLIFGGQRTSLYLSDMHILDLGFMEYTPVPLLAGQPSARCFHAALAVSDQKVLISGGCNARGALHDAFVFHLDTLSWSTVIHHDLCSVPRAGHTLLDLTPPHLMDMDEENKEEQNLHTVLVFGGSNCAGTFYNSTVKIQLDLG; encoded by the exons ATGGGTTTCCAGGCGTGGCTGCCGCTGCCGTTGCCCCGGCAGCTGGTGGTGTTCGGGCTGGGGGACTGGAGCTGTTACTCGGCGGACACGAGCATCGCGGTGGATGTGCTGGTGGCCCCAGGCATTGCCCCGCAGCGGGTCGGCACGCTGGAGCCCGCCCGCAG GTCTCTGGTGTGGGAAGATAACTGGAGAACAGATATTTTCATGGCCTCATTGAAAGAGATGGACAAAGGCAACCCTGTGAGGCTTGTCCTGACTGTCAATGGAAAG ctgctccaaggtGTCTCCAGCAGTACACCTGCCCATCCCTTCCTTATACCAGAGACCACCCAGtcaccagtgctcccagtagATGATGGGCCTCTTGGCCAGAACCTGGAGGATCCTACTGGA GTTAAGAGTCAGAGCTCAGAGGTGGCTGCCAGAGCATCCAGGCCTGTGAAGAAGGATGTCCAGCCACCACTGAGGACTGTAGTGGTGCCCTGTGCCCTGAAGTCACCAGCTGGAAAGGTGGAATCCAATGAGGCCTGGAGGAAGAGTCCTGACCAAGGACCACCAAGAGTCCACTCCAAAAAACCCAGGAAAGTTTTATTTGAACCCACAGCATCGGAGAGAAATCTTGATGAAGAAG ATCTGGCTGTGAAGGAGCTGCAAG gcagTCCCAGCCCTCGGTGGTGCCATGCCATGTGCCTCAGtgacctggggacagctgttCTCATTGGTGGACAAGGTGTCAATCAACagtcctgcagggatgctctctGGAAGCTGGAAATTG ACAGTGATTTGTGGCTTCCAGTGGGTTTCCAGCTACAAAGTGCCATGCCATCATGCTTGCATGGTCACACAGCTACCTACGACCCGGACACCAAGCGTATCTACATCTTTGGGGGCATAAGGGAGGACAAAGACTACAGCAGCATCTACATTCTGGACACAGTCAACTGGAAGTGGCTCCTTGTGGCT GCTAAAGGGAGGATACCAGTGCTCACCTACCACAGTGCAACTATCTACCACAAGGAGCTCTTTGTTTTTGGAGGGACTTTCCCCAAAAAGGCACCGCTGGCAGCTACACCCTGCAGCAATGTGCTCTATGTCTTCAATCCAGAGCATGAAATTTGGTATCAGCCCATTTCAGAAGGGGAGAAGCCTCTGCCTAGGCTTGG ACATTCAGCTACTCTATTGAAAAACAAGCTGCTGATTTTTGGGGGTCAGAGGACTTCTCTCTACCTCAGTGACATGCACATTCTGGATCTGG GTTTCATGGAGTACACACCAGTCCCCCTCCTGGCAGGACAGCCTTCTGCACGTTG TTTTcatgcagctctggctgtgtcGGATCAGAAGGTTCTGATCAGTGGAGGCTGCAATGCCAGAGGAGCCTTGCATGATGCCTTTGTCTTCCACCTAG ATACTCTTTCATGGAGCACAGTGATCCACCACGACCTCTGCTCTGTTCCCCGAGCTGGCCACACGTTGCTTGACCTGACTCCTCCCCACTTGATGGATATGGACGAGGAGAACAAAGAGGAGCAGAACCTGCACACAGTGTTGGTCTTTGGGGGCTCCAACTGTGCTGGGACCTTTTATAACAGCACAGTCAAGATCCAGCTGGACCTAGGATAA
- the LOC101817144 gene encoding rab9 effector protein with kelch motifs-like isoform X3, with protein MASLKEMDKGNPVRLVLTVNGKLLQGVSSSTPAHPFLIPETTQSPVLPVDDGPLGQNLEDPTGVKSQSSEVAARASRPVKKDVQPPLRTVVVPCALKSPAGKVESNEAWRKSPDQGPPRVHSKKPRKVLFEPTASERNLDEEDLAVKELQGSPSPRWCHAMCLSDLGTAVLIGGQGVNQQSCRDALWKLEIDSDLWLPVGFQLQSAMPSCLHGHTATYDPDTKRIYIFGGIREDKDYSSIYILDTVNWKWLLVAAKGRIPVLTYHSATIYHKELFVFGGTFPKKAPLAATPCSNVLYVFNPEHEIWYQPISEGEKPLPRLGHSATLLKNKLLIFGGQRTSLYLSDMHILDLGFMEYTPVPLLAGQPSARCFHAALAVSDQKVLISGGCNARGALHDAFVFHLDTLSWSTVIHHDLCSVPRAGHTLLDLTPPHLMDMDEENKEEQNLHTVLVFGGSNCAGTFYNSTVKIQLDLG; from the exons ATGGCCTCATTGAAAGAGATGGACAAAGGCAACCCTGTGAGGCTTGTCCTGACTGTCAATGGAAAG ctgctccaaggtGTCTCCAGCAGTACACCTGCCCATCCCTTCCTTATACCAGAGACCACCCAGtcaccagtgctcccagtagATGATGGGCCTCTTGGCCAGAACCTGGAGGATCCTACTGGA GTTAAGAGTCAGAGCTCAGAGGTGGCTGCCAGAGCATCCAGGCCTGTGAAGAAGGATGTCCAGCCACCACTGAGGACTGTAGTGGTGCCCTGTGCCCTGAAGTCACCAGCTGGAAAGGTGGAATCCAATGAGGCCTGGAGGAAGAGTCCTGACCAAGGACCACCAAGAGTCCACTCCAAAAAACCCAGGAAAGTTTTATTTGAACCCACAGCATCGGAGAGAAATCTTGATGAAGAAG ATCTGGCTGTGAAGGAGCTGCAAG gcagTCCCAGCCCTCGGTGGTGCCATGCCATGTGCCTCAGtgacctggggacagctgttCTCATTGGTGGACAAGGTGTCAATCAACagtcctgcagggatgctctctGGAAGCTGGAAATTG ACAGTGATTTGTGGCTTCCAGTGGGTTTCCAGCTACAAAGTGCCATGCCATCATGCTTGCATGGTCACACAGCTACCTACGACCCGGACACCAAGCGTATCTACATCTTTGGGGGCATAAGGGAGGACAAAGACTACAGCAGCATCTACATTCTGGACACAGTCAACTGGAAGTGGCTCCTTGTGGCT GCTAAAGGGAGGATACCAGTGCTCACCTACCACAGTGCAACTATCTACCACAAGGAGCTCTTTGTTTTTGGAGGGACTTTCCCCAAAAAGGCACCGCTGGCAGCTACACCCTGCAGCAATGTGCTCTATGTCTTCAATCCAGAGCATGAAATTTGGTATCAGCCCATTTCAGAAGGGGAGAAGCCTCTGCCTAGGCTTGG ACATTCAGCTACTCTATTGAAAAACAAGCTGCTGATTTTTGGGGGTCAGAGGACTTCTCTCTACCTCAGTGACATGCACATTCTGGATCTGG GTTTCATGGAGTACACACCAGTCCCCCTCCTGGCAGGACAGCCTTCTGCACGTTG TTTTcatgcagctctggctgtgtcGGATCAGAAGGTTCTGATCAGTGGAGGCTGCAATGCCAGAGGAGCCTTGCATGATGCCTTTGTCTTCCACCTAG ATACTCTTTCATGGAGCACAGTGATCCACCACGACCTCTGCTCTGTTCCCCGAGCTGGCCACACGTTGCTTGACCTGACTCCTCCCCACTTGATGGATATGGACGAGGAGAACAAAGAGGAGCAGAACCTGCACACAGTGTTGGTCTTTGGGGGCTCCAACTGTGCTGGGACCTTTTATAACAGCACAGTCAAGATCCAGCTGGACCTAGGATAA
- the GSTZ1 gene encoding maleylacetoacetate isomerase isoform X2: protein MQQVPALKIDGITISQSLAIINYLEETHPNPRLLPQDPKKRAQVRMIADHIASGIQPLQNLSVLKQMGEKKMEWAQNCITSGFQALEQILQHTAGLYCVGDEVSVADLCLVPQVANAERFKVDMGPYPTITKINKALLELEAFKISHPSRQPDTPAELRA, encoded by the exons ATGCAGCAAGTCCCAGCCTTGAAAATCGATGGCATCACCATTTCTCAGTCA CTAGCTATAATTAATTACCTAGAAGAGACACATCCTAACCCCAGGCTCCTGCCCCAAGATCCAAAGAAGAGAGCCCAAGTCAGAATGATCGCTGATCACATTGCCTCTGGCATCCAACCACTCCAG AACCTGAGTGTCCTGAAAcaaatgggggagaaaaaaatggaatggGCTCAGAACTGTATCACATCTGGCTTTCAAG cactggagcagattcTGCAGCACACTGCTGGACTCTACTGTGTGGGGGATGAA GTTTCCGTGGCTGATCTGTGTTTAGTGCCTCAAGTGGCCAATGCTGAAAG ATTCAAAGTGGACATGGGTCCATATCCCACaataaccaaaataaataaagctctcttgGAGTTAGAGGCCTTCAAAATAAGCCACCCTTCCCGGCAGCCAGATACTCCTGCAGAGCTGCGAGCTTGA
- the LOC101817144 gene encoding rab9 effector protein with kelch motifs-like isoform X1, with translation MGFQAWLPLPLPRQLVVFGLGDWSCYSADTSIAVDVLVAPGIAPQRVGTLEPARRLQQELPRCPGKAFCFLLLLDSLAVTQKLLGPAGRPPRSLVWEDNWRTDIFMASLKEMDKGNPVRLVLTVNGKLLQGVSSSTPAHPFLIPETTQSPVLPVDDGPLGQNLEDPTGVKSQSSEVAARASRPVKKDVQPPLRTVVVPCALKSPAGKVESNEAWRKSPDQGPPRVHSKKPRKVLFEPTASERNLDEEDLAVKELQGSPSPRWCHAMCLSDLGTAVLIGGQGVNQQSCRDALWKLEIDSDLWLPVGFQLQSAMPSCLHGHTATYDPDTKRIYIFGGIREDKDYSSIYILDTVNWKWLLVAAKGRIPVLTYHSATIYHKELFVFGGTFPKKAPLAATPCSNVLYVFNPEHEIWYQPISEGEKPLPRLGHSATLLKNKLLIFGGQRTSLYLSDMHILDLGFMEYTPVPLLAGQPSARCFHAALAVSDQKVLISGGCNARGALHDAFVFHLDTLSWSTVIHHDLCSVPRAGHTLLDLTPPHLMDMDEENKEEQNLHTVLVFGGSNCAGTFYNSTVKIQLDLG, from the exons ATGGGTTTCCAGGCGTGGCTGCCGCTGCCGTTGCCCCGGCAGCTGGTGGTGTTCGGGCTGGGGGACTGGAGCTGTTACTCGGCGGACACGAGCATCGCGGTGGATGTGCTGGTGGCCCCAGGCATTGCCCCGCAGCGGGTCGGCACGCTGGAGCCCGCCCGCAGGttacagcaggagctgccacgGTGTCCGGGAAAagctttctgctttctgctgctgcttgattCTCTTGCTGTTACCCAAAAGCTTCTCGGGCCTGCTGGTCGTCCACCACG GTCTCTGGTGTGGGAAGATAACTGGAGAACAGATATTTTCATGGCCTCATTGAAAGAGATGGACAAAGGCAACCCTGTGAGGCTTGTCCTGACTGTCAATGGAAAG ctgctccaaggtGTCTCCAGCAGTACACCTGCCCATCCCTTCCTTATACCAGAGACCACCCAGtcaccagtgctcccagtagATGATGGGCCTCTTGGCCAGAACCTGGAGGATCCTACTGGA GTTAAGAGTCAGAGCTCAGAGGTGGCTGCCAGAGCATCCAGGCCTGTGAAGAAGGATGTCCAGCCACCACTGAGGACTGTAGTGGTGCCCTGTGCCCTGAAGTCACCAGCTGGAAAGGTGGAATCCAATGAGGCCTGGAGGAAGAGTCCTGACCAAGGACCACCAAGAGTCCACTCCAAAAAACCCAGGAAAGTTTTATTTGAACCCACAGCATCGGAGAGAAATCTTGATGAAGAAG ATCTGGCTGTGAAGGAGCTGCAAG gcagTCCCAGCCCTCGGTGGTGCCATGCCATGTGCCTCAGtgacctggggacagctgttCTCATTGGTGGACAAGGTGTCAATCAACagtcctgcagggatgctctctGGAAGCTGGAAATTG ACAGTGATTTGTGGCTTCCAGTGGGTTTCCAGCTACAAAGTGCCATGCCATCATGCTTGCATGGTCACACAGCTACCTACGACCCGGACACCAAGCGTATCTACATCTTTGGGGGCATAAGGGAGGACAAAGACTACAGCAGCATCTACATTCTGGACACAGTCAACTGGAAGTGGCTCCTTGTGGCT GCTAAAGGGAGGATACCAGTGCTCACCTACCACAGTGCAACTATCTACCACAAGGAGCTCTTTGTTTTTGGAGGGACTTTCCCCAAAAAGGCACCGCTGGCAGCTACACCCTGCAGCAATGTGCTCTATGTCTTCAATCCAGAGCATGAAATTTGGTATCAGCCCATTTCAGAAGGGGAGAAGCCTCTGCCTAGGCTTGG ACATTCAGCTACTCTATTGAAAAACAAGCTGCTGATTTTTGGGGGTCAGAGGACTTCTCTCTACCTCAGTGACATGCACATTCTGGATCTGG GTTTCATGGAGTACACACCAGTCCCCCTCCTGGCAGGACAGCCTTCTGCACGTTG TTTTcatgcagctctggctgtgtcGGATCAGAAGGTTCTGATCAGTGGAGGCTGCAATGCCAGAGGAGCCTTGCATGATGCCTTTGTCTTCCACCTAG ATACTCTTTCATGGAGCACAGTGATCCACCACGACCTCTGCTCTGTTCCCCGAGCTGGCCACACGTTGCTTGACCTGACTCCTCCCCACTTGATGGATATGGACGAGGAGAACAAAGAGGAGCAGAACCTGCACACAGTGTTGGTCTTTGGGGGCTCCAACTGTGCTGGGACCTTTTATAACAGCACAGTCAAGATCCAGCTGGACCTAGGATAA